One Ilumatobacter fluminis genomic window, CGCCGCTGGAACGACGGAGCGATCGCGATCCGGTCGAGATAGACGAACGAGTCGTACCGCTCGTCGAACCACCGGTAGTTGCCCGACTCGTACTCGGTGCCGGGTTCGAGCACCATGCAAAACCCGCCGATCGTGCTCTCCCCGACCTCGTCATCGACGGCGACGAGTGCGATCGTCGACAACTCGCCGATGCGGGCCAACGCCTCCGGCGTCTCCTCACCGACGGCGGGCACCTCGGCCTGATTGATCGCGTGGATGGCGGCGAGGTCGGCAGCGGTGTAGTCGCGGATGCGCATGGGCGCCGACGGTAGACCGCGAGTGGCGGCTACGCCGAGACCGTTGC contains:
- a CDS encoding GNAT family N-acetyltransferase — its product is MRIRDYTAADLAAIHAINQAEVPAVGEETPEALARIGELSTIALVAVDDEVGESTIGGFCMVLEPGTEYESGNYRWFDERYDSFVYLDRIAIAPSFQRRGLGRRLYAEVERLAAERCADAEQFTLEVNLRPRNDNSLAFHAALGFVEVGQRETSYGALVSLMAKPL